In Bacillus toyonensis BCT-7112, a single window of DNA contains:
- a CDS encoding DUF72 domain-containing protein, protein MFFIGVTGWGDHDSLYIDPYENKNKLRTYSEHFPIVEVDSSFYAMQPARNYTKWAMETPTDFSFVVKAYQGMTGHMKGETPFSTFDEMFDVYKQSILPLIEANKLKIILFQYPPWFDCKKKNVDFLRYTKEKMEGLPCAIEFRNQTWFYPEMRDKTLQFLEKEKWIHTICDEPQAGIGSVPLVLEATDSDITLIRFHGRNVHGWLDKGENWRAVRCLYRYNNKELEEWVERLEQLKKKTKDIYVLFNNNSGGDAADNAKQLMKMMNITYGEPKPEQLNLFER, encoded by the coding sequence TTGTTTTTCATTGGAGTGACAGGGTGGGGAGATCATGATTCTTTATATATAGATCCCTATGAAAATAAAAATAAATTACGAACATACAGTGAACATTTTCCTATTGTCGAAGTGGATAGTTCATTTTATGCGATGCAACCGGCACGAAATTATACGAAATGGGCGATGGAAACACCGACAGACTTTTCTTTTGTCGTAAAAGCGTATCAAGGAATGACAGGGCATATGAAAGGAGAAACTCCTTTTTCTACGTTTGATGAGATGTTTGATGTGTATAAACAATCGATTCTTCCTTTAATAGAAGCGAATAAATTAAAAATAATTTTATTTCAATATCCACCATGGTTTGATTGCAAAAAGAAAAATGTAGATTTCCTTCGATATACGAAAGAGAAAATGGAAGGTTTACCGTGTGCGATAGAGTTTCGAAATCAAACATGGTTTTATCCAGAAATGAGAGATAAAACGCTACAATTTTTAGAGAAAGAAAAATGGATTCATACAATTTGTGATGAACCGCAAGCGGGAATTGGTTCGGTTCCACTCGTATTAGAGGCGACGGATTCGGATATAACATTAATCCGCTTTCATGGTCGAAACGTTCATGGCTGGCTGGATAAAGGGGAAAATTGGAGGGCGGTTCGCTGTTTATATCGCTACAACAATAAAGAATTGGAAGAATGGGTAGAACGACTAGAGCAACTAAAAAAGAAGACAAAGGACATATACGTATTATTTAATAATAATTCGGGCGGGGATGCAGCGGATAATGCGAAACAACTTATGAAAATGATGAACATTACATATGGTGAGCCAAAGCCTGAGCAATTAAATTTATTTGAACGATGA
- a CDS encoding ATP-binding protein: MLPTDDILSHEKRIEELENKVRFYEELVNQLPHHFTYKNPHIGLQIKKTRTNHSIQNIRKENKEADFQLTCDSLFLFEQLEKHFVHIFDAFSHHVTFIDNKGNITLCNQAAADDFVVIRNEIIGKPIQQLLNLPEEKIKAIETLKTGTEIYNEEVLDKNYGIINNRIIRDYNGEIFRVISVFHYLNTERDAEKFSLAGRIAAGIAHEVRNPLTTVRGYLQFLQESVSPSNKELFKHLLIPELDRANSIITKFLSISKTREFKREPFPINIFLREYIQQLLASEVFLHNISIDYNFSNELDDILVHIDRHELVQVFLNLFQNAVDAQGEKPLSIQITSYRLDNFVRITFTDNGTGIPPAIQEYIFDPFFSTKDSGTGLGLSVTKKIIQNHNGTLKMTSNQAGTTFTISIPTLSKTNHERMNEYK; this comes from the coding sequence ATGCTTCCAACCGATGATATTTTATCTCATGAAAAACGAATAGAAGAACTAGAAAATAAAGTACGTTTTTATGAAGAACTTGTGAATCAATTGCCGCATCATTTCACATATAAAAATCCACATATTGGTTTGCAAATAAAGAAAACAAGAACAAATCATTCCATTCAAAACATACGAAAAGAGAATAAAGAAGCTGATTTTCAACTTACTTGCGATTCATTATTTTTATTTGAACAACTTGAAAAACACTTTGTTCATATTTTTGATGCTTTTTCACATCATGTAACCTTTATTGATAATAAGGGGAATATTACATTATGTAATCAAGCTGCTGCAGATGATTTTGTTGTAATACGAAACGAAATAATTGGAAAGCCAATTCAACAATTACTTAACTTACCTGAAGAAAAAATTAAAGCTATTGAAACCTTAAAAACAGGAACCGAAATATATAATGAAGAGGTTTTAGACAAAAACTATGGCATTATTAATAATCGAATTATTCGCGATTATAATGGAGAGATTTTTAGAGTTATTAGCGTTTTTCATTATTTAAACACAGAACGTGATGCAGAGAAATTTTCATTAGCAGGACGAATTGCCGCCGGGATTGCACATGAAGTACGCAACCCACTTACAACAGTACGGGGATACTTACAGTTTTTACAAGAGAGTGTATCTCCATCCAATAAAGAATTATTTAAACACTTACTTATTCCTGAATTAGATCGTGCAAATAGTATTATTACAAAATTTTTATCTATATCGAAAACACGCGAATTTAAAAGAGAACCGTTTCCCATCAATATATTTTTACGTGAATATATTCAACAGCTACTAGCAAGTGAGGTCTTTTTGCATAACATTTCAATTGATTATAATTTTTCTAATGAATTAGATGATATTTTAGTCCATATTGATCGCCATGAACTTGTTCAAGTGTTTTTAAACCTATTTCAAAACGCCGTTGATGCTCAAGGTGAAAAACCTCTTTCTATTCAAATCACTAGTTATCGCCTAGATAACTTCGTTCGGATTACTTTCACAGATAATGGAACTGGTATTCCTCCAGCTATTCAAGAATATATCTTTGATCCATTCTTCTCAACAAAAGATTCAGGAACAGGACTGGGCCTATCAGTAACAAAGAAAATTATTCAAAATCATAACGGCACATTAAAAATGACTAGTAATCAAGCTGGTACAACTT